A genome region from Arachis duranensis cultivar V14167 chromosome 8, aradu.V14167.gnm2.J7QH, whole genome shotgun sequence includes the following:
- the LOC127741254 gene encoding disease resistance protein Roq1-like: protein MSTIADLHRKKKQIVVPVFYHVPSSNVRRQAGPYLDHFNLQQSRYPEETINKWKTDMTYLSNVYGFDIVDSNGQEPNHLERIIGDVAKKLNHSFTLITSDLIGIQPRVAELERSC, encoded by the exons ATGTCCACTATAGCTGATCTCCACcgaaaaaagaaacaaattgtTGTCCCAGTTTTCTATCACGTTCCTTCTTCGAATGTTAGAAGACAAGCGGGCCCGTACCTTGACCACTTCAATTTACAGCAATCCAGGTATCCCGAAGAAACAATTAACAAATGGAAGACTGATATGACGTATTTGTCCAACGTGTATGGCTTCGATATAGTAGACTCAAACGG ACAAGAGCCTAACCACCTGGAACGGATTATTGGTGACGTGgcaaagaaattgaatcatAGTTTCACATTAATTACCAGTGATCTAATTGGGATACAACCCCGAGTAGCAGAGCTCGAAAGATCTTGCTAA
- the LOC110274625 gene encoding disease resistance protein Roq1-like: MFQEQVDSDDPAEIAKMLQNRICNPNLPKRVLIVLDDGGDSKQWDDLGIVPNLLGAGSRVVITTRFEHILNVNAPYEIHEVQLLNDDEALELFQRTAFKIDFHSPAISDVSGKIIEYAQYLPSAIVKLGNYFNQNAEELWERCFQRWREYPEEKYMNSLQEKNYQFLNEDEKMIFLDIACFLAGKRKKYVEHILASRISDPYLAIQGIRKKSLVKIRNSEIHMHQILQDLGKKIVRGIIKMSQNAGLDCGMRRISKKS, encoded by the coding sequence ATGTTTCAGGAACAAGTAGATTCTGACGATCCTGCCGAAATAGCCAAGATGCTACAAAACAGAATATGTAACCCAAATCTTCCAAAAAGGGTTCTTATAGTGCTTGATGATGGCGGTGATTCAAAGCAATGGGATGATTTGGGTATAGTTCCTAACTTACTTGGGGCGGGAAGCAGAGTTGTCATAACTACTAGATTTGAGCATATTCTTAATGTGAATGCACCGTATGAAATTCACGAGGTTCAACTATTGAATGATGATGAAGCTCTTGAACTTTTTCAAAGAACAGccttcaaaattgattttcatagTCCCGCTATCAGTGATGTATCTGGTAAGATAATAGAATATGCTCAATATCTTCCTTCAGCAATTGTAAAACTGGGTAACTACTTCAATCAAAATGCTGAAGAGCTTTGGGAAAGATGCTTCCAGAGATGGAGAGAATATCCGgaagaaaaatatatgaattcTCTGCAGgaaaaaaattaccaatttcTGAATGAAGATGAGAAGATGATCTTTCTAGATATAGCCTGTTTCCTTGCGGgaaaaaggaagaagtatgTGGAGCACATTCTAGCGAGTAGAATATCAGATCCTTACCTCGCAATTCAAGGGATCCGGAAGAAATCACTCGTAAAAATTAGGAACAGCGAAATTCATATGCATCAAATATTACAAGATTTGGGCAAGAAAATTGTTCGGGGAATAATAAAGATGAGCCAAAATGCTGGTCTAGATTGTGGAATGCGGAGGATTTCCAAGAAGTCTTGA
- the LOC127741255 gene encoding disease resistance-like protein DSC1 — translation MLSEGNKVQAIVLDEDVSKCKKIGGLLILRHHKSSSENLTFRFNKLCYLSWHGFSYTSLSLYIWSNLAELNLPNSSIQRLWDGSQAIPTLKRMNLRNSRNLIITPNFACCRGLVRLDLTRCTNLTEVHDSIGLLRKLDYLSLRECSSLAFLDFGTNCQLSSLRTLLLSGCTNLKRTPDFTVLSNLRFLDLERCTSLSKVHESIAALARLKYLSLRGCKNLVHAPYILNGSSSLLILDLSGCMMITNLPGRKRKFVHSSCLKSFIFLSPDFLEPRTFDFFGELMFLEGLNPEKQNFNSVLDWKWLCSKLTYLNLAHCHELTRFPEVSSRGLHQRHPQLSMIQDYLFSVSTVGMALDGRGKTEYKGGQGGRK, via the exons ATGCTAAGT GAAGGAAACAAAGTTCAGGCCATAGTTTTGGATGAAGATGTCtccaaatgcaagaaaattgGCGGATTGTTGATATTACGTCATCATAAGAGCTCCTCAGAAAACCTCACTTTTCGTTTCAATAAGTTATGCTATCTTTCATGGCATGGTTTCTCTTACACTTCTTTGTCACTATACATATGGTCTAATCTTGCTGAATTGAATTTACCTAATAGCAGCATCCAACGACTATGGGATGGCAGCcag GCAATTCCAACCCTAAAAAGGATGAATCTGAGGAACTCGAGAAATCTTATAATCACTCCTAACTTTGCATGCTGCCGAGGACTTGTGCGGCTGGATCTTACAAGATGCACAAACCTAACTGAAGTCCATGACTCAATTGGACTTCTGAGAAAACttgattacttgagtttgcGAGAATGTAGCAGTCTAGCCTTTCTTGATTTCGGTACTAATTGCCAGTTAAGTTCTCTAAGAACTCTACTGCTCTCTGGCTGCACCAACCTTAAGCGAACACCAGATTTCACAGTGCTTTCAAATCTTAGGTTCCTTGATCTTGAGCGATGTACAAGTTTGTCCAAAGTACACGAGTCTATTGCTGCTCTTGCAAGGCTTAAGTACTTGAGCCTGAGAGGCTGCAAAAATCTTGTTCATGCACCTTACATTCTCAATGGCAGCTCGTCCCTCCTAATTCTTGATTTGAGCGGTTGCATGATGATAACCAACCTTCCCGGCCGCAAAAGAAAATTTGTGCATTCCTCTTGTTTAAAATCTTTCATATTTCTGAGTCCTGACTTCCTTGAGCCAAgaacttttgatttttttggagAGTTGATGTTTCTCGAAGGGCTAAATCCCGAGAAACAGAATTTTAATTCTGTATTAGATTGGAAGTGGCTTTGTTCTAAGCTAACATATTTAAACTTGGCACACTGTCATGAGCTTACAAGATTTCCCGAGGTTTCATCTCGTGGTCTTCATCAACGGCATCCGCAACTCTCAATGATTCAAGATTATCTATTTTCAGTTTCTACTGTGGGAATGGCACTTGATGGAAGAGGTAAAACAGAATATAAAGGAGGCCAAGGCGGAAGAAAATAA